A window from Malania oleifera isolate guangnan ecotype guangnan chromosome 7, ASM2987363v1, whole genome shotgun sequence encodes these proteins:
- the LOC131159567 gene encoding calcium-transporting ATPase 4, endoplasmic reticulum-type-like, which translates to MGKGGEDYGRREISCSKVPNGEIFPAWAKDVLECETHYSVNRKSGLRLSDVEKRRRIYGWNELEKHDGPSLWSLILEQFSDTLVRILLVAAVVSFVLAWYDGNEGGEMEITAFVEPFVIFLILIVNAIVGVWQENNAEKALEALKEIQSENAAVIRDNRRIPDLPAKELLPGDIVELKVGDKVPADMRVVELISSTLRVEQGSLTGESEAVNKTNKVVPEDTDIQGKRCMVFAGTTVVNGSCICLVTQTGMETELGKVHSQIHAASQSEEDTPLKKKLNEFGETLTEIIGVICALVWLMNFKYFLTWDNVDGWPSNFRFSFEKCTYYFKIAVALAVAAIPEGLPAVITTCLALGTRKMAQKNALVRKLPSVETLGCTTVICSDKTGTLTTNQMAVAKLVAMGSTVSKLRAFKLDGTTYNPEDGRIHDWSTGPLDANLQMIAKISAVCNDAGIALSDHKYVATGMPTEAALKVLVEKMGLPDSSRDQSFSSSGDLLRCCQRWNEIERRIATLEFDRERKSMGVIVNSQTGKKSLLVKGAVENVLERSAFIQLLDGSVVELDHDSRNLILQALHEMSSVALRCLGFAYKDELSEFATYDGDEEHPAHTLLLKPDNYPSIESKLIFVGLVGLRDPPREEVHQAIEDCKAAGIRVMVITGDNKNTAEAICREIGVFGPKEDIQFKSITGKEFMELRDQKAHLRRSGGLLFSRAEPRHKQEIVRLLKADGEVVAMTGDGVNDAPALKLADIGIAMGIAGTEVAKEASDMVLADDDFSTIVAAVGEGRSIYNNMKAFIRYMISSNIGEVASIFLTAALGIPEGLIPVQLLWVNLVTDGPPATALGFNPPDTDVMKKPPRRSDDSLINAWILFRYLVIGLYVGIATVGIFVIWYTHGSFFGIDLSQDGHTLVTYSQLAHWGQCSSWDNFTVSNFTAGTQVFSFDHDPCDYFRGGKVKATTLSLSVLVAIEMFNSLNALSEDGSLLTMPPWANPWLLVAMSVSFVLHFLILYVPFLAQVFGIVPLSFNEWLLVLGVALPVIFIDEILKFVGRCTGGFGTPSRKKHHKSKSE; encoded by the exons ATGGGGAAAGGTGGGGAGGATTATGGTAGGCGAGAGATTTCGTGCTCTAAAGTCCCCAATGGAGAAATCTTTCCGGCGTGGGCGAAGGATGTTCTAGAGTGCGAGACGCATTATTCAGTGAATAGAAAATCTGGGTTGAGGTTGAGCGACGTTGAGAAGCGGCGCAGGATCTATGGTTGGAATGAGTTAGAGAAGCACGATGGTCCGTCGTTGTGGAGTCTGATTCTCGAGCAATTCAGTGATACTCTGGTTCGAATTCTGCTTGTTGCTGCGGTTGTCTCGTTTGTGTTGGCTTGGTATGATGGAAATGAGGGTGGCGAGATGGAAATTACGGCATTTGTGGAGCCTTTTGTGATTTTCCTTATATTGATTGTTAATGCTATTGTTGGAGTTTGGCAGGAGAATAATGCAGAGAAGGCATTAGAGGCGCTCAAGGAAATTCAATCAGAGAATGCCGCGGTGATTCGTGATAATAGGCGAATTCCCGACTTGCCTGCAAAGGAGCTTTTGCCAGGTGATATTGTTGAGCTTAAGGTTGGGGATAAGGTGCCGGCAGATATGCGAGTGGTGGAATTAATTAGCTCAACCTTGAGGGTTGAGCAGGGGTCATTGACTGGAGAGAGTGAAGCTGTTAATAAAACGAATAAGGTTGTTCCCGAAGACACTGACATTCAAGGGAAAAGATGCATGGTTTTTGCAGGAACGACTGTTGTGAATGGGAGCTGCATTTGCTTGGTTACGCAGACAGGAATGGAAACAGAACTTGGAAAGGTGCATTCCCAAATTCATGCAGCTTCGCAAAGTGAAGAAGATACCCCATTGAAGAAGAAGCTGAATGAATTTGGAGAGACCCTTACGGAAATAATTGGGGTGATTTGTGCACTTGTGTGGCTCATGAATTTCAAGTATTTTCTTACATGGGATAATGTTGATGGGTGGCCAAGTAATTTTAGGTTCTCTTTCGAAAAGTGCACATACTACTTTAAGATTGCAGTTGCCTTAGCTGTGGCTGCTATTCCAGAGGGTCTGCCTGCAGTCATTACAACTTGCCTGGCTCTTGGCACACGGAAAATGGCTCAGAAGAATGCCCTTGTGCGTAAGCTGCCCAGTGTCGAAACTCTGGGTTGTACCACTGTAATTTGTTCTGATAAAACTGGTACCCTGACTACCAATCAGATGGCGGTGGCGAAGCTTGTGGCAATGGGTTCTACGGTCAGTAAGCTTCGGGCCTTCAAGTTAGATGGGACTACGTACAATCCTGAAGATGGAAGAATACATGATTGGTCCACTGGCCCTCTGGATGCTAATCTTCAAATGATTGCTAAGATATCTGCAGTGTGCAATGATGCTGGGATTGCGCTATCTGATCATAAGTATGTTGCCACTGGAATGCCAACGGAGGCAGCTCTAAAG GTTTTGGTTGAGAAAATGGGCCTCCCTGATAGTTCTCGTGATCAGTCATTTTCTAGTTCTGGTGATTTGCTAC GTTGTTGCCAGCGATGGAATGAAATTGAACGGCGAATTGCAACTCTTGAGTTTGACCGTGAGAGGAAGTCCATGGGTGTTATTGTCAACTCACAGACTGGGAAAAAGTCATTATTAGTAAAG GGTGCTGTAGAAAATGTGTTGGAGCGAAGTGCTTTCATTCAGTTGCTTGATGGTTCAGTAGTAGAATTAGATCATGATTCAAGGAACCTTATTTTACAAGCTCTTCATGAGATGTCATCGGTTGCACTACGCTGTTTAGGCTTTGCATACAAAGATGAGCTTTCAGAGTTTGCAACTTACGATGGTGATGAAGAACATCCAGCTCATACACTGTTACTAAAACCTGACAATTATCCATCAATTGAGAGTAAACTCATTTTTGTTGGCTTGGTTGGGCTGAGG GATCCCCCTCGGGAAGAAGTTCATCAAGCTATTGAGGACTGCAAAGCTGCTGGCATTCGTGTTATGGTTATAACTGGGGACAACAAAAATACAGCTGAGGCAATTTGTCGTGAAATAGGCGTTTTTGGGCCTAAAGAAGACATTCAATTCAAAAGCATAACTGGTAAAGAGTTCATGGAGCTTCGTGATCAGAAAGCTCACCTGAGACGAAGTGGTGGGCTTCTGTTTTCAAGGGCTGAACCAAGGCATAAACAAGAGATAGTGAGGCTGCTTAAAGCAGATGGGGAGGTTGTAGCCATGACAGGTGATGGGGTGAATGATGCACCTGCCTTGAAATTGGCTGATATTGGGATTGCAATGGGCATAGCTGGCACAGAG GTTGCTAAAGAAGCCTCTGACATGGTGTTGGCTGACGATGATTTTAGTACAATAGTTGCTGCTGTTGGTGAAGGGAGGTCTATCTACAACAATATGAAGGCTTTCATCAG GTACATGATCTCTTCAAATATTGGTGAGGTTGCCTCCATATTTCTAACGGCAGCTCTGGGTATCCCTGAAGGTCTTATCCCAGTTCAGCTTTTGTGGGTAAACCTGGTCACTGATGGCCCCCCTGCTACAGCTTTGGGTTTTAATCCACCAGATACAGATGTAATGAAGAAACCCCCTCGCAGAAGTGACGACTCACTCATTAATGCTTGGATTTTATTCCGCTATCTG GTAATTGGTCTGTATGTTGGCATAGCAACAGTGGGCATTTTCGTCATCTGGTACACGCATGGTTCCTTCTTTGGCATTGACCTCAGTCAAGATGGTCACACCCTTGTCACATACTCCCAGCTTGCTCACTGGGGTCAGTGCTCATCCTGGGATAATTTTACAGTTTCGAACTTCACCGCCGGTACTCAGGTCTTCTCCTTTGATCATGACCCCTGTGATTACTTCCGGGGTGGCAAAGTGAAAGCAACGACGCTCTCCCTCTCTGTTTTGGTTGCCATTGAAATGTTCAACTCACTGAATGCCCTTTCCGAGGATGGGAGCCTCTTGACAATGCCCCCGTGGGCGAATCCTTGGCTGCTTGTGGCAATGTCAGTCTCATTTGTCTTGCATTTTTTGATTCTGTATGTGCCGTTCCTTGCTCAAGTATTTGGCATCGTGCCCCTGAGCTTCAATGAATGGCTCTTGGTTTTGGGCGTAGCGCTCCCAGTGATTTTCATTGACGAGATTCTAAAGTTTGTTGGAAGGTGTACTGGTGGGTTCGGAACACCCAGCAGAAAGAAACACCACAAGTCCAAGTCAGAGTGA